From Rutidosis leptorrhynchoides isolate AG116_Rl617_1_P2 unplaced genomic scaffold, CSIRO_AGI_Rlap_v1 contig488, whole genome shotgun sequence, a single genomic window includes:
- the LOC139883994 gene encoding uncharacterized protein: protein MEEENCSSSNGRRRRLILHEFISPDQCKELEYIHKSNSTVGYRPNVFSTTLSHLVATNCSHFIIPFVPIRERLKEKVEEFFDCEYELVIEFTGLISWTKGASIGWHSDDNRPYLKQRDFTAVCYLNTYEKDFKGGLFHFQDGEPSTIAPMAGDVAIYTADSQNIHSVDEVTDGERLTLTLWFSRDSNHDEDAKLISRLNERMLYSPTTGLLDSYLPLPASSNMYWFSQDHHKSGFDICCARIHVNGFNLFPSQDLRCIPDVDELLIKPLQLSRGTELFGHEFSNVLHALQVVQFYCWKSCELENFEEEETRKLERLLSDPERELIDLQKSIFVKDRQLAETVFSSATCEESRRQRFDWAEFSRALTTWENYICRLRKEFLMSLPYWKTHLSIHTIQFDKHNNS, encoded by the exons ATGGAGGAAGAAAATTGCAGCAGCAGCAATGGAAGAAGAAGAAGACTGATACTACACGAATTCATCTCTCCTGATCAATGCAAG GAATTAGAGTACATACACAAGAGCAACTCCACAGTCGGATACAGACCAAACGTCTTCTCCACCACACTTTCTCATCTCGTTGCAACCAATTGCTCTCACTTCATCATCCCTTTTGTTCCCATCCGAG AGAGATTGAAGGAAAAAGTCGAGGAGTTCTTTGATTGCGAGTACGAGCTTGTCATTGAATTCACCGGCTTGATTAG TTGGACGAAAGGAGCAAGCATTGGATGGCACAGTGATGATAACAGACCTTACCTCAAACAACGTGACTTCACG GCAGTTTGTTACTTGAATACTTatgaaaaggatttcaaaggcggCCTTTTTCATTTCCAAGATGGAGAACCTTCAACTATTGCACCCATGGCTGGG GATGTTGCGATTTATACAGCTGACAGCCAGAACATTCATTCAGTTGACGAG GTAACAGATGGGGAAAGACTGACACTTACACTGTGGTTCAGCCGTGACAGCAACCACGATGAAGATGCTAAACTCATTTCCCGTCTCAATGAAAGAATGCTATATAGTCCAACAACTGGTTTGCTGGATTCATACCTACCTTTGCCAGCATCCAGCAATATGTATTGGTTTTCACAGGATCATCACAAATCAGGATTTGATATTTGTTGCGCTAGAATCCATGTTAATGGATTCAATCTGTTTCCTTCCCAAGACCTGAGATGTATTCCTGATGTGGATGAGCTGTTAATCAAGCCGTTGCAACTTTCAAGGGGAACTGAGCTTTTCGGCCATGAATTTTCCAACGTTCTTCATGCACTTCAG GTGGTGCAATTCTATTGTTGGAAAAGCTGTGAATTGGAAaatttcgaagaagaagaaaccagaaaGCTTGAACGGTTATTATCAGACCCAGAAAGGGAGCTAATTGATCTTCaaaaatctatttttgtaaaagatCGTCAATTAGCAGAGACAGTATTCAGTAGTGCAACCTGTGAGGAGAGCCGTCGGCAACGATTTGATTGGGCTGAATTTTCTCGTGCACTGACTACATGGGAGAATTACATTTGTAGATTACGCAAAGAATTTCTAATGAGCTTACCTTATTGGAAAACTCATCTGTCTATACATACTATTCAATTTGATAAGCATAATAATTCTTAG
- the LOC139883992 gene encoding purple acid phosphatase 8-like, whose product MGIIGEKLKIDFVISTGDNFYDDGLTGTDDPAFHDSFTDIYTADSLQKPWYNVLGNHDYRGDAVAQLSPILRQIDSRWICLRSYIVDAEIAEFFFVDTTPFVDGYFTDPKDHTYDWRDIFPREKYLQNILEDLDSALKESTAKWKFVIGHHTVKSAGHHRNTIELEAQLLPILQENKVDFYVNGHDHCLEHISSSDSELQFLTSGGGSKAWRGDVEWWNPKEMKFYHDGQGFMSVELTQSEVDIKFYNVFGTVMHTWTSSKQLYFTI is encoded by the exons ATGGGAATTATTGGAGAGAAGTTGAAGATAGACTTTGTAATATCAACGGGGGACAACTTTTATGATGATGGATTGACAGGAACCGACGATCCGGCATTCCACGACTCCTTCACCGATATCTACACCGCCGATAGCTTGCAAAAGCCATGGTACAACG TATTGGGAAACCATGACTATAGGGGTGATGCTGTGGCACAATTGAGTCCTATCCTTAGACAAATCGACAGCAGATGGATTTGTCTCCGATCATACATTGTCGATGCTG AGATTGCTGAATTTTTCTTCGTGGACACAACTCCTTTTGTTGATGGCTACTTCACAGATCCAAAGGATCATACATATGATTGGAGAGATATTTTTCCGCGAGAAAAATATCTTCAAAATATCCTCGAG GATTTAGATTCAGCTTTGAAAGAGTCCACTGCCAAGTGGAAGTTTGTGATTGGTCACCACACCGTCAAAAGTGCTGGACACCATCGTAACACCATTGAGCTTGAAGCACAGCTATTGCCAATTCTTCAG GAAAATAAAGTCGATTTCTACGTGAATGGACACGACCATTGCTTGGAACATATCAGCAGCAGTGACAG TGAATTGCAATTTTTGACGAGTGGTGGAGGATCGAAAGCGTGGAGAGGAGACGTAGAATGGTGGAACCCAAAGGAAATGAAATTTTACCATGATGGTCAAGGTTTTATGTCCGTTGAGCTCACTCAGAGTGAAGTTGATATCAAATTTTACAATGTCTTCGGCACAGTCATGCACACTTGGACTAGTTCTAAACAACTCTACTTCACAATCTAA
- the LOC139883991 gene encoding annexin D5, which yields MSTVTIPAVVPSPHDDALQLYRAFKGLGCDTSTVINILSHRNASQRSLIQEEYTNMYNDDLNKKLASELHHNTKRAVLQWMPEPVLKDATIIRQSIGGGLIDHKDLRAATEIICSRTPSQLRKIKTIYSVAFGDRLDQELEISTSGNHKKLLIAYVNTTRYEGPEIDLVLVESDAKSLAKGSDESTFINIFSDRSSAHLVALAIAFQNNYGKPFERRIKKATSGHFQYALLSIIRCAENSSKYFAKVLRRAMKGIGTDDTTLIRVVVTRVELDMQEIKAEYKSKYGKTLNDAVHSETSGSYRNFLLSLLGPNI from the exons ATGTCGACAGTAACAATACCGGCAGTAGTACCTTCCCCTCATGATGATGCTCTGCAATTATATCGAGCTTTTAAAG GATTAGGATGTGATACGTCTACGGTAATTAATATTCTTTCTCATAGAAATGCATCACAACGTTCTCTTATACAAGAAGAATATACCAACATGTATAATGACGACCTCAACAAAAAATTGGCTTCAGAGCTTCATCATAACACCAAG AGAGCAGTTTTACAGTGGATGCCTGAGCCTGTATTAAAGGATGCAACGATAATAAGACAATCTATAGGAGGAGGTTTGATTGATCACAAAGATTTGCGAGCAGCGACGGAAATTATCTGTTCTCGTACCCCGTCGCAGCTCCGGAAGATTAAGACAATCTATAGCGTCGCATTTGGAGATCGCCTAGATCAAGAACTCGAAATAAGCACTAGTGGAAATCATAAAAAG TTATTAATTGCGTATGTAAATACGACACGCTATGAAGGACCAGAAATCGATTTGGTGTTGGTCGAGAGTGACGCAAAGTCTCTGGCAAAGGGATCTGACGAGTCGACTTTCATAAATATTTTCAGTGATAGAAGCAGTGCACATTTGGTTGCTCTCGCCATTGCTTTCCAGAATAATTACGGAAAACCATTTGAGAGG AGAATCAAGAAAGCGACATCCGGGCATTTCCAGTATGCTCTATTGTCCATCATTCGATGTGCAGAGAATTCGTCCAAGTACTTTGCCaag GTGCTGAGACGTGCAATGAAGGGCATAGGAACGGATGACACGACATTGATAAGGGTAGTGGTGACAAGAGTTGAGCTCGATATGCAAGAAATAAAGGCAGAGTATAAGAGCAAGTATGGGAAAACGTTAAACGACGCCGTTCATTCGGAGACATCGGGAAGTTACAGGAACTTTCTTCTCTCCCTTTTAGGCCCCAATATTTAG
- the LOC139883995 gene encoding type IV inositol polyphosphate 5-phosphatase 9, whose protein sequence is MWPRLVANKILRKTLGSNNSVADFPSCNTNETFQEYFPASKNDIQEYLSPIMTLPFKHYKDTHGYKVFVSTWNVGGFAPTKDIDMKDRLDTYGTDCDIYVLGFQEIVPLRASNVLGSENNKTLSKWNSLIREVLNKKLHQDFKYIISKQMVGIMISVWVRSHLRPFIRDPSVSCVGCGIMGCLGNKGSVSVRFQLHETSFCFVCSHLASGGREGDEKHRNTDVVDIFRRTKFPRGSLLNLPRKILDHDRVILLGDLNYRISLPEPTTRLLVEGEEWNVLLENDQLSMELNDGNLFQGWREGSIRFPPTYKYCPNSDLYFGCIQAGKRGEKKRAPAWCDRIIWYGNGIKQHLYTRGESKLSDHRPVKAIFTADVSIIRDLKAYQSLFLSDRLDRSQATSNYHQMIIASY, encoded by the exons ATGTGGCCTAGATTAGTAGCTAACAAGATCTTGAGGAAGACATTGGGGAGTAACAATTCTGTGGCAGATTTTCCAAGTTGCAATACTAATGAAACTTTCCAAGAATATTTTCCGGCCTCGAAAAATGATATCCAAGAATATTTGAGCCCGATTATGACCCTACCTTTCAAACATTACAAAGATACTCATGGATACAA GGTTTTTGTTAGTACATGGAACGTTGGTGGGTTTGCACCAACTAAAGATATAGACATGAAGGATCGGCTTGATACCTATGGAACAGACTGTGACATTTACGTTCTTGG GTTTCAAGAGATCGTGCCTTTAAGAGCGTCAAATGTACTCGGATCTGAGAACAACAAGACTTTGTCGAAATGGAATTCGTTGATAAGAGAAGTTCTAAACAAGAAACTGCA TCAAGATTTCAAGTATATCATAAGCAAACAAATGGTAGGGATAATGATTTCCGTCTGGGTTCGAAGCCATCTTCGTCCATTTATCCGAGATCCTAGCGTGTCATGTGTCGGATGTGGCATCATGGGTTGCTTAGGAAACAAG GGTTCAGTATCGGTAAGATTTCAATTACATGAAACAAGCTTCTGCTTTGTATGCTCTCATCTAGCTTCGGGAGGAAGAGAAGGAGACGAGAAGCACAGAAACACAGATGTCGTTGATATCTTTCGCCGGACGAAATTTCCTAGAGGCTCGTTGTTAAACTTGCCGCGAAAAATTCTAGATCATGA CCGAGTGATTTTGCTTGGAGATTTAAATTACAGAATTTCCTTACCAGAGCCAACGACTCGATTGTTGGTGGAGGGAGAAGAATGGAATGTCTTGCTTGAAAACGATCAG ctAAGTATGGAGCTCAATGATGGCAATTTGTTCCAAGGTTGGCGTGAAGGCTCAATAAGATTCCCGCCAACATACAAATATTGTCCCAATTCCGACTTGTATTTTGGATGCATCCAAGCTGGAAAAAGAGGAGAAAAGAAGCGAGCTCCGGCATG GTGTGATAGGATAATCTGGTATGGCAATGGAATAAAACAGCATCTATATACGAGGGGTGAATCAAAATTATCCGATCACAGACCAGTCAAGGCAATATTTACAGCCGACGTTAGCATCATACGTGATTTGAAAGCCTACCAAAGTCTTTTCCTATCGGACCGACTTGATCGATCACAAGCCACTTCGAATTATCATCAAATGATCATAGCTTCTTATTAA